The sequence CTGACACTCGGCCAAATAAGGAATCCTTTCGGGTATTTTGACCCATTTACCGTTTCACATTCAACCACAAAAAGTACTCCATTGACACCGGATCCTTTAATGCCGGACTTTATGCTGCGCGATCTGGATGTTGGTATCTATTGGGAATCTCATGGCGAAATGTTCACCGTTGGAATGGGAATACTGAATGGAAACGGTATCAACAATCTCAAAGACGATAATAATTTTAAGGATGTTGTCGGTCACGCTGTCTATTCTGTTGATGTGTTCCAATTGGGTGTGAATGGATATTATGGGCGAAAAAATTCACTATTTGCCAATGGAACGGTAAACAAATATTCAGAGATTGAAGTGACGGCTGCTGGTGTAGAAGCAATGGCCTATATTGGTGATGCTACCGTTGCCTTTGAAGCATTATCGCGAAACTATGGAACACTCCGGAGTGCAGGAAGTTATCTAACGATGAATTACGATCTTTCATTTTTTGTTTCAACATTGCGTACGACATCGCGCATAGAGTTCTTTGATCCGAACAGAAGCCGCAATAATGATGAATCGATCCAGTGGGCACAAGGATTCCTTTATACGATCAGCCGCGGATATCTGGCAAAATTGGAATTTGTGCTGAATCTGGAACAGCACCGCCGTCAAGCAAATGAAATTTTCTTTGAATTAGAATATGAACTGTAATTTCTCTCCGTGAAAAAATTCTCAATCGGCGCTAAATTTCTTCTCTTTGTAACTCCTATTGTTCTCATCGGCGATATTCTTTTTACATTCCTTGCCGTTCAATACAGCCGCGAATATCTGATCAACGAGATGGAGCAGACAATGCTCAGCATCTCTCATACGATTGCCATTGATGTTGCGCGCGGATACGATATTCATAATACTCGAAGTCTCTATAGTCTATTATTCGAGTTGAAACAGCTTGATTCCCGGATCCTTGATGTCTCTATCACCGATTCTACCGGAACAATTGTGGGGGCACTTTCTATGGATCGTGTGTTCACAAAGGATTCTTCGGAACGAGTAACCAATGTGCTGAGGAAAAGAAATGAACAGATTTCATTTCTTGAATCGACTAAACAGAGTATTGTTGTGGTTCCCATTAGAACAATCCCCTCAACAACATTAGTGGGAACGCTGACAATTATTTTCAGCATCGAGAGAATGTATAATGTTATTTATTCTCTTGAAACGATTCTTATTTCCATTTCCGTTGCTGTCTTTTTATTTCTGAGTATCGGAATAGTCCTTCTTGCCCGATTATTGATTGTGAAACCGATTCATCGTTTTTTCCCAACATTGGAGCATATTGAGCGGGGAGATTTTTCTCACCCGATTCAAATTCATAATGATGATGAGATTAGCCAACTTGCGCAGCACGTTAATAAAATGGCAACCGGTTTGAAAGAGCGGGAATTTGTCAAAGATACATTCTCCCGTTATGTTCCGAAAGAAGTTGTTGATCAGTTATTACAGCGAAAGATCCGACCGAAACTTGAGGGAGAGTTGCGTGAAGTGACCGTCTTCTTCAGTGATATTCGCGGATTTACCCGTATGACGGAACGGCTTGGCGCGGAACAAATTGTGTATTTGCTGAATCGGTATTTTACGGCAATGACCGATATTGCAATAACGTACGGCGGCATTATTGATAAATTTTCCGGCGATGAAATTATGATCCTGTTTGGCGCACCGGTCCCAACGGATGAAGATCCGTTACACGCCGTGCGAATGGGTATTGCCATGCAGCAGGGATTG is a genomic window of Bacteroidota bacterium containing:
- a CDS encoding adenylate/guanylate cyclase domain-containing protein; its protein translation is MKKFSIGAKFLLFVTPIVLIGDILFTFLAVQYSREYLINEMEQTMLSISHTIAIDVARGYDIHNTRSLYSLLFELKQLDSRILDVSITDSTGTIVGALSMDRVFTKDSSERVTNVLRKRNEQISFLESTKQSIVVVPIRTIPSTTLVGTLTIIFSIERMYNVIYSLETILISISVAVFLFLSIGIVLLARLLIVKPIHRFFPTLEHIERGDFSHPIQIHNDDEISQLAQHVNKMATGLKEREFVKDTFSRYVPKEVVDQLLQRKIRPKLEGELREVTVFFSDIRGFTRMTERLGAEQIVYLLNRYFTAMTDIAITYGGIIDKFSGDEIMILFGAPVPTDEDPLHAVRMGIAMQQGLEKLNIEFAKEGLEHISIGIGIATGKVILGNIGSEKRLNYSVIGDTVNLASRLVSKAKANEILIDGTTHNFIQNHFVCNSLGEIEVKGKQYPVDVYSVTSPR